The DNA region GGTTCGAATCCGGTCGAGCCCATGTAGACTTTTTAAATTGGAAAACTAGAAGGACTTCATGAACACATGGAATTCTGCTTGACCATGTCTCGTATTAAATTATAACCTCATTGGCCTACCCCGCATTTCACCATGCGATTAGCACTTGAGTGTTTAGTCGGCTCTGGTAAACCCTTGTGCGACTTTTTCATTCCAGAAAATTACGCCAAAAATTTGCTCATTCCAGGGAAACAAATTACTTTACAGATAAGCATTTTCTAGCCTCAACGGGCTTGATACTCAGAAATCCTGCATTATGGACTTCTGATCTCGTCATTCCCGATGACGGGCGGTACCATTACGAAGCTCAGTTCTGGATCTGACCTGCTTGCCACCCTCAGAAGTCTGCTCGCGAGCACTGACAGCTCTGCAAACCTTCTCGGTGCTTTTCGGATTGGCGGTGGGTTGGATCAAGCTGAAGATCTTCTGATGGTCCTTGGAATATTCACAGAGATCGCAATTCCAATTTCCAGGGCTTTCTTCACAATATTCACGTTTTCCCCTAAACGAGAGAGAAGTTACGTCATCATGACCGTTACAGTTATCCTAACAATTAGAGGGGGCTTCCTTTTTGCAGGTTCCTTTGAGGCAGGCGTTCTATATGACACTTTCACTTGGGTTCTTCTTCACTTTGCTTGGGCCAGACAAACATCTCGCTGAATACGTAATTTGCGAACACACCAAAGATTATTGCCAACAGGTTCAGAGCGAGGTAGTTGAAAGGTATACCGTATGCAAGAAGGACGAATGCAACATAATTGATCATACCTCCTATGCCAGCAAATCCATTATACCTGGCAACCTTGG from Thermoplasmataceae archaeon includes:
- a CDS encoding DUF1634 domain-containing protein, which produces MHYGLLISSFPMTGGTITKLSSGSDLLATLRSLLASTDSSANLLGAFRIGGGLDQAEDLLMVLGIFTEIAIPISRAFFTIFTFSPKRERSYVIMTVTVILTIRGGFLFAGSFEAGVLYDTFTWVLLHFAWARQTSR